The following nucleotide sequence is from Roseivirga sp. BDSF3-8.
TATAGGTGGCCTCTGTGAGGGTAATATGAAAGGCGGGTACACCTTCGGGCTCAGTAGCATTGGTAATGGTTTTGGTACCGGTGAGCAGGTTGTCATTCACGTAATAATCCTGCAGGCTTATGGTACGCGATGCGCCCGGCTCATGTCTGTAGCCGTCGTAGCTGATGACGATCGTGCCTCTTCGGTACAGCCCGTCTTTACCGAGGCAATTCTCCTCACCAAAATCAATGGTTACCTGCCGGTTTTCCTCATGGTGTGTTACGGTAGCGCATGCTGCCAGTATGCGATGCTCGCGCTGGCTCACGCTGCCGCCTTCCAGGCTTTCGGAAATAATTGCCATCTCATCTTCCACCAACTCAAAAACCGATTCCATTTCGCTCTCGCCTTCGGCCTGTACAATGGTAACGGAGACCTCAGCTCCCGGCTCTGCGGACTGGCTAAGATCATCGGACTCATCCTGGCAGGCGGTAAATCCCAGCATCAGGGTGAGGCTAAGCAGGGCGGCGGTTGTGGGTGTTCTTTTCATGTATCTATTGGTTTAATTTTCTGAATACACCCCTTAGACCTGGTATAGCCTGGCTGGTTTAATGGGGCATTTGATTTTTGTGAAAAAAATACCGGGGAGGTGGTTTACACCTTAGTTATATATGGGGAAGGATATTTTCTGAAATTTATTTTATTGAGGATTAAACCGGGGAGCCACACCGCGGTCTAAGTATCAAATACGGGTTGGCATTTGGAAGACCAGGAAATAGTAAAAAGACTGAAAAACGGTGAAGGCCGTGACCATGCTTTTCGTCTTTTGGTGGAGAAGTACCAGGAGCGGATGTATTGGCATATCCGGAAAATGGTGATAGATCATGAGGATGCTGATGACCTGGTACAGGATGTTTTTGTAAAGGTGTGGAAGGGGATAGACCGCTTCAGGGAGGATAGTAACCTGTATACATGGCTGTACAGGATAGCTACGAATGAGTGCCTTACCTTTCTGAATAAAAAAAAGAGGCGCTTTTTTCTACCGATTGGCCGTAATGAAGGGGAGCTGGAGCTAAAGCTGGAAAGTGACGCGCTTATATCGGGAGATGAAGTAAGCATGAGGCTGCAAAAAGCACTGCTGAAGTTACCGGACAAGCAAAGGCTTGTATTTAACATGCGCTACTTTGATGAGATCGCCTACGAAGATATGGCGAGGATCACTGACACCAGCGTAGGGGCGCTTAAGGCGAGTTATCACCATGCTGTAAAAAAAATTGAAGAATTTATCCGTGAACATTAAACCCTGGTGTAAAAAACCGGTCAAACAGATATGAAACCTCAGAAGAAGCATACGGAAAAGACTAAGCTTACCTTGCCGGGGCGTGATGGCCAGGCTCGGTTCCGGACACCGGAGGGCTACTTTGATTCGTTGCCCAACCGGATCATGGATAAGGTAGCTGAGGAAAAAGAAGCGGGTAAGCGGCCTGGCAAACTGGCCCCTATGTACCCGATGGTGGTGTCTGCGGCGGCGGCATCACTGCTGGCTATAGCGGTATGGTTCTGGCAGTCGGAGGGTGCTGGTACACATGCTCCGGACAGTACGGAGCTCCTGGCTCAGCTTTCTGACCAGGAAATGATAGACTACCTGAGCCAGAGTAATATGGATGTGGAGGAGATAGCTGAAACAGCACCTGAAAGCCTGCCGGAGGAAGTGGAAATATTTCCTGAGGGGGAAGAAATACCTGATGAGGTGTGGGAAGAGGAAATTATGTATGGGGACTTATATGACCTGATCTGAAAAACCTGATATGGATATGAAGAAAATAATACTGATAACCCTTATGATGATAACTGCTGGTGCGGCTTATAGCCAGCGTGGTAGCGGGGAATACAGGGAAAAACTTGAGGCGGCCCGCATTGCCATAATCACTGAAAAGCTTTCGCTGAGCCCGGAGCAGGCACAGCGGTTCTGGCCTATATTCAATGAGTTTGACGACAAGCGGAAAGGGCTGCGCAGAAACATGGCGGAAGCCCGCAGAAACCTACAGATAGGTGACTTAAGTGAAGCAGAGGCGGATAAGCTGCTGGATGAGTGGAAGGCGCACCGGATGGCTGAGGTAAAACTGGAAACTGAATATATGGAGAGGTTTCGTGAGGTGCTTTCAGCCAGGCAGGTGCTGGCTCTCATATCTGTAGAGGACGAATTAAGGAGACGTCTGCTGCGCAGACTGAACGAGCGGCGGGGTGGCTAAATGTATTTCATGAACAGACAATAAAAGGCGGTGAATGGGGCAAGGTCATTCACCGCCTTTTTTTCTGCGGGACGGGCTTTGGTCTTAATTATTGATAACTGGTCGTGGATACTTCTTAAAATCCTGTATTTTGGCGGCATGGAGTCCCGCTTAACGCTCTTTGAACTGAATCGACTGATTCGCAATACTCTTGATGCTAACCTGGAACCGGGCTACTGGGTGGTGGCTGAAATAGGTGAAATGCGTATGAACCAGCGCGGCCACTGCTATATGGAACTGGTGGAAAAGGAGGATGACCAGGTAAAGGCTAAGATCCGGGCTAATATATGGGCGTACACGTACCGTAATATCAGCGGCTGGTTTGAGGCTGTAACGGGCCAGGGGCTGGAGCCGGGCATGAAGGTGCTGGCTTTTGGGAAGGTGCAGTTTCATGAACTGTATGGTATGAGCCTGAATATTCAGGACATAGACCCTCAGTTTACGCTGGGGGAAAGGGCGCGCCGTAAGCAGGAGATACTCAAGCTGCTTAAAGAGGAAGGGGTATATGACATGAACCGGCAACTGCCGCTGCCACTGGTGCCTCAGCGGCTGGCGGTGATCAGCTCTCCTACTGCGGCCGGTTTCGGAGACTTTGTGCACCAGCTGGAAAACAACCGCAATGGCTATCACTTTGAGATTGTGCTGTTTCAGGCACTGATGCAGGGTGACAAGGCGCCTGCGGCTATAGTGAACGCGATGCACCAGATCTATGAGCAGATGGATTGCTTTGATGCGCTGATCATCATTCGCGGGGGTGGCAGCCAGGTGGACCTGGACTGCTTCGACACGTATGAGGTGGCTTCGCACGTGGCGCAGTTTCCATTGCCGGTGTTTACAGGCATAGGTCACGAGCGGGATGAGACCATCGCTGACATGGTGGCTCATACTTCCTTGAAAACGCCTACGGCGGTGGCTGAATTCCTACTGAGTGGGGCGACACGCTTTGATGACCGGCTGAACACTGCACTCAGATCACTCATACATGTAGCGGCAGGCAATCTGAGCCGGGCATCCAGGCTGACTGACCAGTTGTCGGGCCGGTTGCACATGTCTGTACAGCAACGCCTGCACAATGAATCGGTAAAGCTGGAAGTGGCAGGCAGGGACATCAGAAACCAGGCATCAAACTACCTGAACCGGGAAGAAAACCGCCTGGAGGAGATGGCAAAAGCATTGAAAAAACTACCGGAAGCCAGGCTGCGTTCTGAAAAGGACAAACTGGTATATCTGGAAAAAAGCCTGAACCTGCAGCACCCTGACCGGCTACTGGAAAAGGGCTATACCCTTACGCTGAATAAGGGAAAAATCGTAAAATCTGCGGCTGACCTGAAGCCGGGTGACACTCTGGAAACGAGGGGGCGGGATTTTGTATTATCAAGTACTTTGGATAAAATCGAAGATGGAAAAGCCTGAAGATTTGCCTTATAGCGAAGCGATAAAGGAGGTGGAGAGTATCCTGCAGCATATTGAGAACCGGGAACTGGACATAGATGACCTTTCCGGCAACGTAAACCGTGCCCTGGCGCTGATCAAGGCATGTAAGTCCAAACTCAGACATACGGAGCAGGACCTGCAAAAGGCACTGAATGACATGGATTCGGATGCGCCGGAAGAGCCGGCGGCAGATGCCTAGGCCAGGACTCACTTACCACTTCACTATAAACTTTATACCCCTGATAGCACTCATATGAGCGTATTAAAAAACATGATCACACGCTGTGCCTTATTGATGGCATGCGTAGCCCTTGCTCCCGCCTGTTCTGACTCGGATGAGGATGATGGCTCACAGGAAGCTGTAGGTGAAGAGGCTCCGGTGCCTACTCCCCCTGTAGCTGCTATACAGACGGACACGCTTGTGATGTTCGATACGGTAATTTACGATGATTATGCCTGGCTGAAGGATAAGAAGGATCCGGAGGTGATAGCTTACCTGGAGGCGGAAAATGCCTATGGTGACAGCCTGATGGCAGGTACTGAAGAGGTGCGGCAATCCCTGTATGATGAAATGCGCAGCCGTATAAAGGAAGAACAGCGCATGCCTGCGGTACGCAATGATGATTATTATTACTACACGCGGTATGAAGCGGGTAAGGAGTATGCTATCCATTGCCGTAAAAAGGACAGCATGTCCGCTGAAGAAGAGATATTGCTGGATGAGAATAAGCTTGCGGAGGGGGAGGACTACTTTCGCCTGGGCCAGTATAAGGTAAGTCCGGACCATAGTCACCTTGCGTATACGGTTGATCTTAGTGGCAATGAAATTTTTACCCTGTTCGTAAAAGACCTTCGAGACCAGACGATGCTTACGGATAGTATCCCCGGCCTGAGCTGGTCGCTGGATTGGGCTACGGATAATCAGACGCTCTTTTACAGTGTACAGGATGAGGCTAAGCGTCCTTATAAAATATTCCGTCACGGCCTGGGCACTCCTTATAGTGATGATAAGCAGGTGTACCATGAAGAAGACGAGCGTTTCTTTGTGGATGTGAGGCTGTCACGCTCGCAGCAGTACTTGCTGATCTCTTCTGAAAGCCAGGTAACCAGTGAGGTGCATCTACTCCCTGCCGATGATCCGTATACGAAGCTGAGCCTTTTTGCGCCCCGGAAGCAGGGGGTGAAATACTCCGTTATGCCGCATGATAATACGTTCTTTATCCTGACCAATGCGAATGCGGTAAACTATAAGCTAATGCAGGCAGGGGCGGGCCAAACCCGGCCGGCAAACTGGCAGGAGGTGATCGGACACCGTGAGGATATTACCCTGGAAAGCGCCCAGGTATTTAAGGACCATGTGGCGATAATAGAGCGGGAGACGGGACTGCAGCGTATTGGGATTTTACCGGTCATGAACCCGCGTGAAGCGCATTACATTCAGTTCGACGAGGAGGTTTATGCTTTATCACGAGAAGAAAACCCTGACTTCAATACGGACACACTCCGCTTCGGCTACCGCTCACTGGTGATGCCCTACACTGTTTATGACTATAGTGTAAGCGATCGCAGCCGGAAAATGGTGCACCGCGAGGAGGTTCCTAATTATAATCCGGATGCTTATGAAAGCAGACGTATCATGGCGACAGCTAAGGATGGCACGTCTATTCCTGTTTCGATGGTTTTTAAAAAAGGAACTAACCTAAAAGCGAACAACCCGCTATTGCTATATGGCTATGGCAGTTATGGCTCGGTGACCAGCCCGAGCTTTCGCGCAGACAGGGTGAGCCTGCTGGACAGGGGAATGGTATTTGCAATTGCGCACATCCGTGGCAGTGGCGATATGGGCGAAAAATGGTACCAGGCCGGTAAGCTCATGAATAAGAAGAATACCTTTACGGACTTTATAGCATGCGCGGAACACCTGGTAAATGAGGGGTATACCTCACCGGAAAAGTTGGTGGCCAATGGCCGTAGTGCCGGTGGTCTCCTTATGGGAGCCGTGGCCAATATGCGTCCTGATCTATTTAAACTGGTAATGGCAGAGGTGCCTTTCGTGGACGTTATCAATACGATGCTGGATCCTAACCTGCCGCTTACGGTGATAGAATATGAAGAGTGGGGCAATCCAAACAAACAGGCCTACTTTGAATACATGCTCTCCTACTCTCCCTATAATAATGTAAAGGAGCAGGCATATCCTAACATGCTATTTACAGGTGGGCTGAATGACCCGCGTGTAGGGTACTGGGAACCGGCCAAGATGGCGGCTGCAGTACGTGAAGCTAATACGGGGAACAATACCATAATGCTGCGTACGAATATGGGCTCGGGCCACTTTGGGGCTTCCGGCAGGTTCAGTTACCTGGAGGAAGTAGCTTTTAAATATGCCTTTATGTTCAAGTTACTCGGTATTGAGGCGGACCCTGGGGCAGGAAGTGATGACACAATGGCGCGGGCGGGGGATACCAAGTAGACCCGGTAATGGCTCAGGCGGAGTCCTTTAGAGAACTCTGATACCGATCGGCAGGCTTGGAGGGAGCTGATGAAAGCTCTTTCCGGGCCTCTTCGACCAGAATCCCCTGGAAAATCACCCGTATTATCTGATCAAAAATGGCACCGGCCCTGTCAGGGAAAGCATCCCGGATGGGGGCCGGTAATTGCTTTAAAAAGGCTGGGTCCAGCAGGTATTCTATGGCGCAGGAATACAACGCAATGACAACGGGGCGCTCAATGTCTTTGCGTACATAGCCTTGCCTGACCCCTTCTGCTATAAGCCGGTCAAAACGGTCAAAGGCTGCGGTACGCTTATAGTCCTCCAGACGCTCCCACATAGCCGGGAGGTGGACTTTAATATCGTGAACCAGCACATTGCTTATGTGGTTCATGGCTTGGCCCAGGTAGCTCAGAAAGGACTTAAGCTTTTCGGTGAAGGGCAGTGACTCATCTGCAAGGATTTCTTCTATTCTGCCGGAAACGATACTTTCAAAATCAGATAAAATGGCCTCAAGTAATTCCTTTTTGCTTGAATAAAACTGGTAAAGAGTCTTTTTGCTCATGCCGAGCGAACGCGCAATGTCATTCATTGTGACAGAGGTGAACCCTCTTTGGTAAAAGAGGGAACGGGCTGCCTCTTTTATTTGCCCCTTCCGTTTGTCTGTAGTGGCCATTTTTAAATGTTCAACCTA
It contains:
- a CDS encoding TetR/AcrR family transcriptional regulator — its product is MATTDKRKGQIKEAARSLFYQRGFTSVTMNDIARSLGMSKKTLYQFYSSKKELLEAILSDFESIVSGRIEEILADESLPFTEKLKSFLSYLGQAMNHISNVLVHDIKVHLPAMWERLEDYKRTAAFDRFDRLIAEGVRQGYVRKDIERPVVIALYSCAIEYLLDPAFLKQLPAPIRDAFPDRAGAIFDQIIRVIFQGILVEEARKELSSAPSKPADRYQSSLKDSA
- a CDS encoding RNA polymerase sigma factor; its protein translation is MEDQEIVKRLKNGEGRDHAFRLLVEKYQERMYWHIRKMVIDHEDADDLVQDVFVKVWKGIDRFREDSNLYTWLYRIATNECLTFLNKKKRRFFLPIGRNEGELELKLESDALISGDEVSMRLQKALLKLPDKQRLVFNMRYFDEIAYEDMARITDTSVGALKASYHHAVKKIEEFIREH
- the xseB gene encoding exodeoxyribonuclease VII small subunit; its protein translation is MEKPEDLPYSEAIKEVESILQHIENRELDIDDLSGNVNRALALIKACKSKLRHTEQDLQKALNDMDSDAPEEPAADA
- the xseA gene encoding exodeoxyribonuclease VII large subunit, with the translated sequence MESRLTLFELNRLIRNTLDANLEPGYWVVAEIGEMRMNQRGHCYMELVEKEDDQVKAKIRANIWAYTYRNISGWFEAVTGQGLEPGMKVLAFGKVQFHELYGMSLNIQDIDPQFTLGERARRKQEILKLLKEEGVYDMNRQLPLPLVPQRLAVISSPTAAGFGDFVHQLENNRNGYHFEIVLFQALMQGDKAPAAIVNAMHQIYEQMDCFDALIIIRGGGSQVDLDCFDTYEVASHVAQFPLPVFTGIGHERDETIADMVAHTSLKTPTAVAEFLLSGATRFDDRLNTALRSLIHVAAGNLSRASRLTDQLSGRLHMSVQQRLHNESVKLEVAGRDIRNQASNYLNREENRLEEMAKALKKLPEARLRSEKDKLVYLEKSLNLQHPDRLLEKGYTLTLNKGKIVKSAADLKPGDTLETRGRDFVLSSTLDKIEDGKA
- a CDS encoding Spy/CpxP family protein refolding chaperone, whose translation is MKKIILITLMMITAGAAYSQRGSGEYREKLEAARIAIITEKLSLSPEQAQRFWPIFNEFDDKRKGLRRNMAEARRNLQIGDLSEAEADKLLDEWKAHRMAEVKLETEYMERFREVLSARQVLALISVEDELRRRLLRRLNERRGG
- a CDS encoding S9 family peptidase is translated as MSVLKNMITRCALLMACVALAPACSDSDEDDGSQEAVGEEAPVPTPPVAAIQTDTLVMFDTVIYDDYAWLKDKKDPEVIAYLEAENAYGDSLMAGTEEVRQSLYDEMRSRIKEEQRMPAVRNDDYYYYTRYEAGKEYAIHCRKKDSMSAEEEILLDENKLAEGEDYFRLGQYKVSPDHSHLAYTVDLSGNEIFTLFVKDLRDQTMLTDSIPGLSWSLDWATDNQTLFYSVQDEAKRPYKIFRHGLGTPYSDDKQVYHEEDERFFVDVRLSRSQQYLLISSESQVTSEVHLLPADDPYTKLSLFAPRKQGVKYSVMPHDNTFFILTNANAVNYKLMQAGAGQTRPANWQEVIGHREDITLESAQVFKDHVAIIERETGLQRIGILPVMNPREAHYIQFDEEVYALSREENPDFNTDTLRFGYRSLVMPYTVYDYSVSDRSRKMVHREEVPNYNPDAYESRRIMATAKDGTSIPVSMVFKKGTNLKANNPLLLYGYGSYGSVTSPSFRADRVSLLDRGMVFAIAHIRGSGDMGEKWYQAGKLMNKKNTFTDFIACAEHLVNEGYTSPEKLVANGRSAGGLLMGAVANMRPDLFKLVMAEVPFVDVINTMLDPNLPLTVIEYEEWGNPNKQAYFEYMLSYSPYNNVKEQAYPNMLFTGGLNDPRVGYWEPAKMAAAVREANTGNNTIMLRTNMGSGHFGASGRFSYLEEVAFKYAFMFKLLGIEADPGAGSDDTMARAGDTK